From a single Apium graveolens cultivar Ventura chromosome 2, ASM990537v1, whole genome shotgun sequence genomic region:
- the LOC141706230 gene encoding uncharacterized protein LOC141706230 has translation MDKAMMLLQRAARKPADAARAGPSGVPHSVSIELLDDQGNKVIEDNERVVSDLVRVEGNPRKRFRREDDEVVVGGRGGGVEGVNKTVAIAGERVYGKTVDPRSKKEVMRVEIQPTERWTGGSTVPLRALNLFNLPQDLVAYDGRKREDLVDRCKSRAGRFLSDFMHILEDYKADVDGEACSQLEAEVAALKGEKKKIAVGFAELEHRVADLSKANSALSKKVVEMEAAEQVSSGRIRELEGRLLEVERELEEERSKRQGLDRQVEGMDGSYKLIVKENEDLKKEV, from the exons ATGGACAAGGCAATGATGTTGCTGCAGCGTGCCGCGAGGAAGCCTGCTGATGCGGCCAGGGCTGGACCGTCGGGGGTTCCTCATTCAGTTTCAATTGAGTTGCTCGATGACCAGGGAAACAAGGTAATTGAAGACAATGAGAGGGTTGTTTCAGATCTCGTCCGCGTGGAAGGTAACCCTCGAAAGCGGTTTCGGAGGGAGGATGATGAGGTAGTTGTTGGAGGACGGGGGGGCGGAGTCGAGGGTGTGAACAAAACTGTGGCCATCGCCGGGGAAAGGGTTTATGGAAAGACCGTCGACCCTCGATCGAAGAAAGAGGTGATGAGGGTCGAGATTCAGCCCACGGAGCGATGGACGGGGGGATCAACCGTGCCCTTGAGAGCACTTAATCTCTTTAACTTACCTCAGGATTTGGTTGCTTATGATGGGAGGAAGCGTGAGGACCTTGTTGATCGATGTAAGAGTCGGGCTGGGCGG TTTCTTTCCGATTTTATGCATATACTGGAGGATTACAAGGCTGATGTTGATGGTGAGGCTTGTTCCCAGCTCGAAGCTGAAGTTGCTGCCTTGAAGGGGGAAAAGAAGAAGATTGCGGTGGGTTTTGCGGAACTCGAGCATAGGGTGGCTGATTTGTCTAAGGCAAATTCCGCATTGTCGAAAAAGGTTGTTGAGATGGAGGCTGCTGAGCAGGTGTCGAGTGGGAGGATACGAGAACTCGAGGGTCGACTGCTCGAGGTGGAAAGGGAGCTTGAAGAGGAAAGAAGCAAGCGACAAGGCTTGGACCGACAGGTCGAAGGAATGGATGGCTCCTACAAGTTGATCGTGAAGGAAAATGAAGATTTGAAGAAAGAAGTATAG